From Sinorhizobium sp. B11:
CAAAATATGGATGTCGACGGTCACCCGGTTGGGAAGCAGCGCTCCGCGCCAGCGCCGCGGCCGGAAGGCGCTCACGGGCGTCATGGCGAGAAGAGGCGCGTCAAGCGGCAGGATCGGGCCGTGGGCCGAAAGATTGTAGGCCGTCGAGCCCGCGGGCGTTGCCACCATCAACCCATCGCAGATCAATTCCTCCAATCGCACGTGTCCGTCGATTTCCACCCTGAGCTTCGCTGCCTGATAGGATTGCCGGAAAAGATAGACCTCGTTGATTGCAAGCGCCGAGGACTTGCTGCCGTCGGCATTGGATGTCGTCATCTTCAGCGGATGAAAGGCATTCTCGACAGCGGCACAGATGCGGTCATGCAGGTCGGAAGTCTTGTAGTCGTTCATAAGAAAGCCGACCGAGCCGCAATTCATGCCGTAGACGAGTTTGCCGCTGTTCATCGTGCTGTGCAGCGTCTGAAGCATGAAGCCGTCGCCGCCGAGCGCAACGATGACATCGGCCTCGTTCGCAGGCACGTCGCCATAAAGGCGAATCAATTCGTCTCGCGCGGCGAGTGCTTCCGTGGTCGGCGAGGCGATAAAAGAAAGCGTCTGAAATGAACGGCCCATGCAATGCCCTTTGTTATGCTGCTCTAGCTAAAGGATAAAGGGCTTGTACGACAAGACGTTTTGCGTTGCGGGCGAAGTTCGGATGATCTTGGGCTCCCGTAAATCGCCGGACGATTCGAAGGACCAACAGGTCCATATCCAGGCCTCGCAGGCTTTTCCCAACCAGTGCATTGATCGGCAGCCGCTGTGGATAGCGTCAAAGGACAGCCGGAAAGGGCAAATTTTCTTTACAAAAGATCAGAATCTGCTACTTCGCACGCATTGCCCTTGTAGCTCAGTTGGTAGAGCACCTGATTTGTAATCAGGGGGTCGCGGGTTCGAACCCTGCCGGGGGCACCATACAATCGCAAGCGATATCAAACGCTTAATCAGAAACCCGCCCGTCTGAGGCGATTTTTTTGTGCGCAAATTATTTCGAGAACTACCGTGTTTTCCGGGCTTTCGCCGATGCAGCTGTGATTCCTCAGGAACGAGGGATGTCGTCGCAGGTGGCCCTGCTTTATCGATTCGAACGGAAACGGTACTGGCGTCAAGTTTCGCGATGCGACCGGAACACTTCAGTAGCTGCAAGACAGCGCGTTGGTGGGCCTGAACCCGTGGGCGCAGGCGGGATTGACGGAAGTCCTGGGCTGATATTGGAAATCGGGGCGATTTGTAGCCGGGTGTGTCGTGCAGGACGAAGCGAGTATGCTCACGCCGATCAGTGCGGCGCTAACTATGAGTGTCCGGAATCTACTCTTCATGATTACCTTCCCTGACAACGCACCGGAATGGAAAATGTCGCTATACCGGACATAGGCAAGGGGCGTGGCGCAAAATGACCGCTCCATTTCGCTTCAACAGCTTCTAACGGCGGCCTATCAATAAACAAGCGCGGGGGCACCAGCTTTAAAAGGCCATTCCACTACATGAACGGAGACTGAAGGCTCGCTTCAGCAGCAATTCAGGGACATCAGGCCATTCTCGCTTCATCAGAAACGAGGAAGTGAGCCATGAGGATCTCCAGTCTTCTCCTAGCAGCCGCCCTTTCGGCCGGTACTTTGTTTTCCGCTGTAGCTCCGGCTGCGGCCATCCCTCTCGAGCGTTCGGCAGTCGCTCAACAGGGCGATATTATCCAGGTCCGCGGCGGCGATCGGGATTGGGGTGACCGCGATCGGGGTGATCGCGATTGGGGCGATCGCCGTGACTGGCGAGAGCGCCGTGACTGGCGTGAGCGTCGCTACTGGCGCCCGGCCTGGGGCTATGAACGCCGCTGGAACCCATGGCGGGAAGAGCGTTGGCGCGAGCGTCACGAGTGGCGGCGCCACCATGGTGGACCCTATTGGCTCTACCGGAGCTGATCGCTAACCGAGAAAGTAATTCCAGCTCCAGAAAAATCCCGCCGCAATTTCTTGCCGCGGGATTTTTATTTGATCGGTTCAGACGCATTGTCTGCGCCTTGTCCGATGAGACGATGCGCAGTCACTTTTGCGCGGGTTCGTTCACGCTTGATTCGATCTTCGTACCATTGCCGGTCTGCCCCGCACCGGACGGTGACATCATTGCGATGCTGAGAACGGAGGCAATCATGACGACAACGACGGCAATCATCAGGCGCATGGACATTGAATCCCTGTTTGTCTGCGGGGATTAACGTCTGACCGCTTTACCGGTTCCGGATCTGCTATTGCACGGATGGAGGAGGATTGGATGGCGTCGTCGATGGTGCCAGGGGATCGGGTTGGCGGATAGGGTGCGACTTGTCCACCCAGATGATGCTCAAAATGACCATGACGAAGACCGCGATGAAGAGAACGCCGAAGATCAGCGGTCGAAATGCCATAATGCGGATTTCCTTTTTACCGACGCCCCGAGGGTAAAATGCGTCGCCGATCTTAGCGACCGGCGCGCTCTTTCCAAGGCCCAATATGGACCATGAGGGCAGGTGTTCAACCGCGATGGCCCGCCAAGCAGGCCTCCGCTCTCAATTGACTGCGCGTGATACAACGGAAACCTGTCGGCTGCCGCCTACGCTTTCAGGTGCAGCCTTGCCGCATAAAGGGCAATCGCCGCGGCATTCGATACGTTCAGCGATTTGATGGCGCCGGGCATATCGAGCCGTGCGAGCGCGTTGACCGTCTCCCGCGTCTTCTGCCGCAGGCCCTTACCTTCCGAGCCGAGAACCAGCGCGATTCTGTCGCCCGAAAAAGTGCCTTCTAGCGCTGCCGGTCCTTCCGAATCGAGCCCGATCGTGAAGAAGCCGAGCTTGTGCAACTCGCCGAGCGCATCCGAGAGATTGGTGATCTGTATATAAGGTATGAGCTCCAGCGCGCCGGAAGCCGATTTGGCGAGCACGCCCGATTCGGTGGGGCTGTGTCTCTGGGTGGTGATAACGGCACCTGCATTGAAGGCGACGGCCGAACGCATGATGGCGCCGACATTGTGCGGATCGGTCACCTGATCGAGCACGAGAAGCAATGGGCTGTTTTTCAGTGCTTCCAACCGTCGGACGGGCAGGGGGCGCGTTTCGAGCATTACTCCCTGATGGATCGCCTCCGGGCCGAGCACCTTGTCGATATCTTGAGGAGAAACCATTTCGAGCGGAATGCCGATCGTCTCCGGATCGATCTCCAGCCGCGCCAGAGCATTCTGTGTTACCGACAGCTTGATGTTCTTGCGTTCAGGGTTTTCGAGCGCGGCGCGAACGGTATGAAGGCCGTAGAGGAAGACCTGGTCGGGAGCCAATGCGGGCGGTTTCCAGTCGTCTCCACCACGCTTGCGTTTCTGTGGCGCGGGTGTCGGGATTTCACCGCGTTCGCGCTTGCCGTCGCGATGCGCGCGTCGCAAGGTTGCGTAATGCGTGTCCTTTGCGGACTTGTCGGTGGCGGGCTTGTCGCCGGATTTGTTATCTTTGCTCATGCGGCTTTATAACGATGGCGCCTGTTGCCGCATAGGCTTTCTTTCATGTGCCGGCTTTCAACAGGCGATGAAATTTTTCCTGTCTTTTCCATTGTCATCGTGTTGACAGACTGAAATCGTCCGGTCATATACGCGGCGCAGACGACGGGGCGGCAACGCTTCAACGTCTGACAAACTTGGTCTTCAAGATCCGGACGAAAAACTGGAGAGATGCCCGAGTGGTTAAAGGGGACGGACTGTAAATCCGTTGGCTCAGCCTACGTTGGTTCAAATCCAACTCTCTCCACCATTCGTCATTGGATCGGACCAACCCCGCGGGTATAGCTCAATGGTAGAGCAGCAGCCTTCCAAGCTGAATACGCGGGTTCGATTCCCGCTACCCGCTCCATCTTCTCCGATATCATCGCAGGATCGCGCCGGCTTTCAGAACTCGAAAACGAGGTTCATGAAATTGCCGATCATCCAGTAGCCGAGCACCCCTATGGCAATGCCGGCGATGAAGACCGACGACTGGCCCGTGTTCCTTTTGATGCTCGTGTTCGTATCCGTATCGTCGTCGTCACGCGGATAGCCGAACGCACGATGGTCTTCCGTGAATGCCGAATAGTGGTTGCTATAGCTCTCCGATTGCATTGAGTGTCCCTCCGTATATTAGAGGGATATCATGAAAGTTTTCCCGTTCCGTGAAATCAATTGGTAAAATGTAAGCTAATCTTGTTGGCAGGCATTGCGCCGCCGGTATTGAAAGGCATCCGGGCATCGCTCGCGGAAGCACCGGTCGGCACCTGCCTCAATAAAGCCGGAAGCGGCAATACCTCTCGATTTTGCCTTGGATTTCAGGCGTTTTCGGGAGAGTGCGGGCGAATCGCCTTGCGGGTTGCGAATTATCTCCCATATGCGCTGGCACGCCAAGAATGGCGTCTGCAATTAAGTCTTGCGCAATTTCGCCGAAAGCCTTAAACGGCGGCACTAAACCGGTTCGCCGGGGTCACCCATTTTACGTCCACAGGAAGCATTCAAATGGCAAAGAGTAAGTTTGAGCGCAACAAGCCGCACGTCAACATTGGCACGATCGGCCACGTTGACCACGGCAAGACGTCTCTGACGGCAGCGATCACGAAGTACTTCGGTGAGTTCAAGGCGTATGACCAGATCGACGCTGCGCCGGAAGAAAAGGCCCGCGGCATCACCATTTCGACGGCTCACGTCGAGTATGAGACGCCGAACCGTCACTATGCGCACGTCGACTGCCCCGGCCACGCCGACTATGTCAAGAACATGATCACGGGTGCTGCGCAGATGGACGGCGCGATCCTGGTCTGCTCTGCAGCTGACGGCCCGATGCCGCAGACGCGCGAGCACATCCTGCTCGCCCGCCAGGTTGGCGTTCCGGCGATCGTGGTGTTCCTGAACAAGGTCGACCAGGTTGACGACGCCGAGCTTCTCGAGCTCGTCGAGCTTGAAGTTCGCGAACTCCTGTCGTCCTACGACTTCCCGGGCGACGACATCCCGGTCGTCAAGGGTTCGGCTCTTGCTGCTCTTGAAGATTCTGACAAGAAGATCGGTGAAGACGCGATCCGCGAGCTGATGGCTGCGGTTGACGCCTACATCCCGACGCCTGAGCGTCCGATCGACCAGCCGTTCCTGATGCCGATCGAAGACGTGTTCTCGATCTCTGGCCGTGGTACGGTTGTGACCGGCCGCGTCGAGCGTGGTATCGTCAAGGTTGGTGAAGAAGTCGAGATCGTCGGCATTCGTCCGACCTCGAAGACGACGGTTACCGGCGTTGAAATGTTCCGCAAGCTGCTCGACCAGGGCCAGGCTGGCGACAACATCGGCGCTCTGGTTCGCGGTGTGAACCGTGACGGCGTCGAGCGTGGTCAGATCCTGTGCAAGCCGGGCTCTGTCAAGCCGCACAAGAAGTTCAAGGCAGAAGCCTACATCCTGACGAAGGAAGAAGGCGGCCGTCATACGCCGTTCTTCACGAACTACCGTCCGCAGTTCTACTTCCGCACGACGGACGTGACGGGCATCGTGACGCTTCCGGAAGGCACGGAAATGGTTATGCCTGGCGACAACGTCACGGTGGACGTCGAGCTGATCGTTCCGATCGCGATGGAAGAAAAGCTTCGCTTCGCTATCCGCGAAGGCGGCCGCACCGTCGGTGCAGGCATCGTGGCTTCCATCATCGAGTAATCGGAATTATCCCCGATTTTAGGAAAAACCCCGCTGGAAACGGCGGGGTTTTTTCGTTTTCCGGCATGCGGAAACGCTCATGAGATGTTGTAAAAATATCGTTAAGATGTCCCATAACAGTATTTTGTTCATCTAGCGTTCAGAAAGCGTTTTGCGTTCCGGCATTTTTAGTCCAGACTCCTCATTGTAGAGAGGAGAGTAGGATGATTCACAAGGCTACATTCGTTGCGACGATTTTCGCGATGTATGTTTTCACGATGTTTTTCATCGCTGCAATTCCGCAGGAAGTTGTTCAGGCAGCTGGCGTGCAGATAGACGAAATAAGCGTCGTTAAATAGTTGCGTAGCGAGCCGCCGGAGCGTCCGGCGGTGATTGAAATGGCAGGGCAGGCGCTTCCAGTTGGAAGCCCCTGGCCAGAGTAGGTTTGAACCTGCTGACGAGACGCTCGCTTGCTCTTCGCGCGGAAGAGTTTATCTATGCCTCCGATTTCATGACGCGGAGGATATTCCATGAAAAAGCGCATTCTCTTCACCGGCGGTTCGGGCAAGGCGGGACGTCATGCCGTGCCGTGGCTCGTCAATGCCGGATATGAGGTTCATAACGTCGATCTCGTGCCGCTCGAAAGCCCGGGTGTCACCAATCTCACTGCCGACATCACCGACAGTGGCCAGATGTTCAACGTGCTTTCCATGCACCGGGATTTTCCGGATCTGGACGCGGGCAAGGGTGTTCAGCCTTTCGACGCCGTTGTGCATTTCGCGGCAGTGCCGCGCATCCTTATCAAGCCTGATAACGAGACCTTCCGCATTAACACGATGGGCACGTATAATGTCATCGAGGCGGCCGTGAAGCTCGGTATCCGGAAGATCATCGTCGCATCGAGTGAGACGACCTACGGCGTCTGCTTCGCCGAAGGTCATCGCGATTTCCACCAGTTCCCGTTGGATGAGGACTATGATGTCAATCCGATGGATTCCTACGGCCTTTCCAAGGTCCTGAATGAGAAGACCGCGCGTGCTTTTGCCGAGCGGTCCGGCTTCGATATTTACGCGTTGCGCATCGGCAACGTCATCGAGCCGCATGAATACGAGAGGTTTCCGACCTATTTCGCCAATCCGGAAATGCGCAAGCGCATCGCCTGGAGCTATATCGATGCGCGCGATCTCGGACAGATCGTCCACCGCTGCATTGAGAAGGACGGATTGGGCTTCCAGGTCTTCAATGCCGCCAACGACACGGTCTCGGCCAATACGCCATCTCGAGAGCTCGCCAAGCGATTCTACCCGAATGTGCCGTTCACCCGTGAGATCGGCGAATATGAGGGCCTGCTTTCCAACCGGAAGATTCGCGAAGTGCTCGGCTTCAAGGAAGAGCACGACTGGCGGAAATACGTGAAAGTGTGAGTTTCACTGCAGAAAGACCCGCGGCCGGACGCGTTCGATTTCGCGTCCGGTCGTCAAATGTGCTGCTGCAGGGGACTTCTTTCGATTGCCTACGGAGAATGATTCCGAAAATCGAAAATCGCTCTTGCATATCCCGAGCCGCCGCCTTAAAGGGAGCGCCATGCTTTTCACCGGCTCATGATCGCAAGGTCAACAGGCTGAATGCAAAGCGTAAAGGGGTATAGCTCAGTTGGTAGAGCGGCGGTCTCCAAAACCGCAGGTCGGGGGTTCGAGCCCCTCTGCCCCTGCCATTTTCCTTGAACGGACAGCGCGGACGTCTCGCAGCGTTCCGGCGAGGATTGAGCATATGGCGACAAATTTCGTTAAACATCAGTTTCCCTCTTGTGTATCGGGAAATCGATGTTTATTTAGGGTTCAACAGACACGCGGTGCGTGGGGCTGATAGTTTCAGCTTTACGCGCCGTAATTGCGTGGGCAGTCGATGGCATCCAAATCCAATCCATTCGCGTTTCTGCAGCAGGTTCGCACGGAGACGTCTAAAGTTACATGGCCGTCGCGCCGCGAGACGATGATCTCGACGGTTATGGTGCTGTTTATGGTTGTTTTTGCTGCGCTGTTTTTCTTTGCCGCGGACCAGCTGATTGGCTGGGCGCTGAGCTTCGTGCTCAATACCGGCAACTGATACGGGTGGAGATGAAAATGGCGGCACGTTGGTACATCGTCCACGCATATTCCAATTTTGAAAAGAAGGTGGCTGAGGACATCGAGAACAAGGCTCGCCAGAAGGGGCTTGAGCACCTGTTCGAGAAGATTCTCGTGCCGACCGAAAAGGTGGTGGAAGTGCGTCGCGGCCGCAAGGTCGATTCCGAGCGCAAGTTCTTCCCGGGCTATGTCATGGTTCGCGCCAACCTGACGGATGAGGCCTATCACCTGATCAAGAATACGCCGAAGGTCACGGGCTTTCTTGGCTCTGACAACAAGCCGGTTCCGATTCCGGATTCTGAGGCCGATCGCATCCTCGGTCAGGTTCAGGAAGGTGTCGAACGGCCGAAGGCTTCCGTTACCTTCGAGATCGGCGAGCAGGTTCGTGTATCTGACGGTCCGTTCGCCTCGTTCAACGGGACGGTTCAGGATGTGGACGAAGAGCGTTCGCGCCTGAAGGTGGAAGTGTCGATCTTCGGTCGCGCGACCCCGGTCGAACTGGAATACGCTCAGGTCGAGAAGGTCTGATTTTTTGAGATCGAGGCTCAGTCGCTTGCGGCTGATCCTCGTGCGGCAAATGCCGCATCGCGTGGAAGGTGAGGGGTCTTAGCCGGGCCTCAAGGATCCGAACCACGCAACCGCAGCCGCCGGAGCGATCCGGCATCAGGGCCGGGTGACCGGCCATCAGTGAAAGGCAGAGAGATATGGCTAAGAAAGTTGCAGGCCAGCTCAAGCTGCAGGTCAAGGCAGGATCGGCAAACCCGTCCCCGCCAATCGGCCCGGCACTTGGTCAGCGAGGCATTAACATCATGGAATTCTGCAAGTCGTTCAACGCGGCTACGCAGGAAATGGAAAAGGGTATGCCGATCCCGGTCGTCATCACCTATTACCAGGACAAGTCGTTCACCTTCGTCATGAAGCAGCCGCCGGTCAGCTACTGGCTGAAGAAGGAAGCGAAGATCCAGTCCGGTTCCAAGACCCCGGGCAAGGGCGCAAAGGCTGGTACCCTCACCAAGGCTCAGATCAAGACGATCGCCGAAGCCAAGATGAAGGACCTGAACGCAGCAGATATCGAAGGTGCAATGGCGATGATCGAGGGCTCTGCCCGCGCCATGGGCCTGGAAGTGGTGGGTTAAGACCATGGCAGGCAAGCGCACTCAGAAGATCAATGAAGGTGTTGATCCGACCAAGCTCTACGCTCTGACGACCGCCATCGGCATGGTCAAGGAACGTGCTGTCGCAAAGTTCGATGAAACCATCGAAGTTTCGATGAACCTCGGCGTTGACCCGCGTCACGCAGACCAGATGGTCCGCGGCGTCGTCAACCTGCCGAACGGCACCGGCCGTACGGTTCGCGTTGCTGTTTTTGCTCGTGGCGTCAAGGCTGATGAAGCCAAGGCTGCCGGCGCAGACGTCGTTGGCGCAGAAGAGCTCGTTGAAATCGTCCAGGGCGGCAAGATCGATTTCGATCGTTGCATCGCAACCCCGGACATGATGCCGCTCGTCGGCCGCCTCGGTAAGGTTCTCGGCCCGCGTGGCATGATGCCGAACCCGAAGGTTGGCACGGTTACGATGGATGTCGCTGGTGCCGTCAAGGCTTCCAAGGGCGGCGCTGTCGAGTTCCGCGTCGAGAAGGCTGGTATCGTTCACGCCGGCATCGGCAAGGCGTCTTTCGATGCCAAGGCTCTGGAAGAAAACATCCGTGCCTTCGCTGACGCCGTCATCAAGGCAAAGCCGGCTGGCGCCAAGGGCAACTACGTCAAGCGCGTAGCGCTCTCCTCGACCATGGGTCCGGGCGTCAAGATCGAAGTTGGCTCGGTCACCGCAGCGGTTACCGCTGCTTAAGTTTCATCGGGCTTCGGCCCGATAACAAGAATTCCGGCCTCGTGAAGGGGCCGGAATATTCCGGAGAAATCCGGAATCCTGTCCGAGATTGCAGGTGGTTTTCCCTTAATCACTGTTGCCTGCATGAGACGGGTAAGACCCGAATTGCATGAAGTTATGCTTCTAGGAAATCGGTTCGAGCCTTGGATGCCTTGTGCCTCCTTTGCCTTTAGTGGCGCGGAGCGCGAGGGGACAGGATCCTCAAGCGTCGCTTGGGATCTATTCTGATCCCAGGAGGCAAAGGCAACCCGGTGGGTCCGTTCAACGGTCCCGCCAACTGGAGATAGGCAGTGGAAAGAGCGGAAAAGCGCGAATTCGTCACGGAACTGAACGATGTCTTCAAGGCATCGGGCTCGGTTGTCGTGGCCCACTATGCTGGTGCTACAGTCGCACAGATGAACGATTTTCGTTCGAAGATGCGCGCTGCTGGCGGCACCGTCAAAGTCGCGAAGAACCGCCTGGCCAAAATTGCCCTTCAGGGTACGGAAGCGGAAGGGATCTCCGATCTCTTCAAAGGTCAGACCCTCATTGCTTACAGCAATGATCCGATCACCGCTCCGAAGGTCGTCATGGATTTCGCCAAGACCAACGACAAGATCGTTGTTCTCGGTGGCGCCATGGGAACAACCACGCTCAATGCTGAAGCTGTCAAGTCGCTTGCGACCCTGCCTTCGCTCGATGAGCTGCGTGCGAAGCTGCTGGGCATGATCCAGACACCGGCTACCCGCATCGCTGGGGTTGTTGCAGCACCGGCAAGCCAGCTTGCCCGCGTGTTCGCGGCCTACGCCAAGAAGGACGAAGCCGCTTAAGGCGGTTTTTCGCTGTACAAACTCAACAGTTCGAACCGAACAAAAGGAACTAGAAAAATGGCTGATCTCGCAAAGATCGTTGATGACCTCTCCTCGCTGACCGTCCTGGAAGCCGCTGAGCTTTCCAAGCTGCTCGAAGAAAAGTGGGGCGTTTCCGCCGCTGCTCCGGTAGCTGTTGCTGCCGCTGCTGGTGGTGCAGGTGCTGCTGCTCCGGTCGAAGAAGAAAAGACCGAGTTCGACGTCATCCTCACGGATGCCGGCGCCAACAAGATCAACGTCATCAAGGAAGTCCGCGCCATCACCGGTCTCGGCCTCAAGGAAGCCAAGGACCTCGTCGAAGGCGCTCCGAAGGCTGTCAAGGAAGGCGTTTCCAAGGCTGAAGCTGCTGACATTAAGAAGAAGCTTGAAGACGCTGGCGCAAAGGCTGACGTCAAGTAATCTTGAACTGCTTTTGGGAGGCGGTGTTTGCCGTCTCCCATTTGCTGTTTTTTTGAACGAATTACCCAAAAGCCGCGTGAAAACGGCTTTTGGGTAATGGGTTCTTCAAGAGCATGGTCTCGAACCGAGGCACCAAGGCAATCCGGCCTGGCTGTTTCGGGAGGTGGGACGAGGTTGAACTACTCATTGGTTGACGGGATCGACTGGCCATCGGTTCCCGTCCGTTGCAGGCCCGGATGCAATTTTTGAAGGAGCGACGATGGCTCAGACCCTTTCGTTCAATGGTCGCAGGCGCGTACGCAAGTTTTTTGGTAAAATCCCCGAAGTCGCAGAAATGCCGAACCTCATCGAGGTTCAGAAGGCGTCCTACGACCAGTTTCTGATGGTTGAAGAGCCCAAGGGCGGTCGTCCCGACGAAGGCCTCCAGGCTGTCTTCAAGTCTGTTTTCCCGATCACCGATTTCTCCGGCGCTTCCATGCTGGAGTTCGTGTCCTATGAATTCGAGCCGCCGAAGTTCGACGTTGATGAATGCCGCCAGCGCGACCTGACCTATGCTGCGCCGCTGAAGGTTACTCTCCGTCTCATCGTGTTCGATATCGACGAGGATACGGGCGCGAAGTCGATCAAGGACATCAAGGAACAGTCCGTTTACATGGGCGACATGCCGCTCATGACGAACAACGGTACGTTCATCGTGAACGGCACCGAACGCGTGATCGTGTCCCAGATGCACCGCTCGCCGGGCGTCTTCTTCGACCACGACAAGGGCAAGAGCCATTCTTCCGGCAAGCTGCTCTTTGCTGCCCGCGTCATTCCGTACCGCGGTTCCTGGCTCGATATCGAATTCGACGCCAAGGACATCGTCTATGCCCGTATCGACCGCCGCCGCAAGATTCCGGTGACGTCGCTGCTGATGGCCCTCGGCATGGACGGCGAGGAAATCCTCGACACCTTCTACACGAAGTCGCTCTACAAGCGCGACGGCGAAGGCTGGCGCATTCCCTTCAAGCCGGAAACGCTGAAGGGTGCAAAGGCGATCACCGAGATGGTCGACGCCGATACCGGCGAAGTCGTTGTCGAAGCCGGCAAGAAGCTGACCCCGCGTCTGCTCCGCCAGCTCTCCGACAAGGGCCTGAAGGCTCTGAAGGCGACTGACGACGACCTCTATGGCAACTACCTTGCCGAAGACATCGTCAACTACTCGACGGGTGAGATCTATCTCGAAGCCGGCGACGAAATCGACGAGAAGACGCTTGGCATCATCCTCGCCAACCACTTCGACGAGATCCCGGTTCTCGGCATCGACCACATCAATGTCGGCGCCTACATCCGCAACACGCTGACCGCAGACAAGAACGAGAACCGTCAGGACGCTCTGTTCGACATCTACCGCGTCATGCGTCCGGGTGAACCGCCGACCATGGATTCGGCCGAAGCCATGTTCAACTCGCTGTTCTTCGATGCGGAGCGTTATGATCTCTCCGCCGTCGGCCGCGTGAAGATGAACATGCGTCTTGACCTTAGCGTCGAAGACACCGTTCGCATCCTGCGCAAGGACGACATCCTGGCCGTGGTCAAGATGCTTGTCGAACTGCGCGACGGCAAGGGCGAGATCGACGACATCGACAACCTCGGCAACCGCCGCGTCCGCTCGGTCGGCGAGCTGATGGAGAACCAGTACCGTCTCGGCCTGCTTCGCATGGAGCGCGCGATCAAGGAACGTATGTCCTCGATCGAAATCGACACGGTCATGCCGCAGGATCTGATCAACGCCAAGCCGGCTGCTGCAGCCGTCCGCGAATTCTTCGGTTCCTCGCAGCTCTCGCAGTTCATGGACCAGGTCAACCCGCTTTCGGAAATCACCCACAAGCGCCGTCTCTCGGCTCTTGGCCCGGGCGGTCTGACCCGCGAACGCGCCGGCTTCGAAGTCCGCGACGTTCATCCGACGCACTACGGCCGCATTTGCCCGATCGAAACGCCGGAAGGCCCGAACATCGGTCTCATCAACTCGCTGGCGACCTTTGCGCGCGTCAACAAGTACGGTTTCATCGAAAGCCCGTACCGTCGTATCGTCGATGGCAAGGTCACGACTGACGTACTTTACCTCTCCGCCATGGAAGAGGCGAAGTACTACGTTGCCCAGGCCAACGCCGAACTGACGTCGGACGGCTCATTCGTCGACGAATTCGTCGTCTGCCGTCACGCTGGCGAAGTTATGCTTGCCCCGCGCGACAGCATGAACCTGATGGACGTTTCGCCGAAGCAGGTCGTTTCGGTCGCAGCCGCTCTCATTCCGTTCCTGGAAAACGACGACGCCAACCGCGCTCTCATGGGCTCGAACATGCAGCGTCAGGCCGTTCCGCTTCTGCGCGCTGAAGCGCCGTTCGTCGGTACCGGCATGGAACCGGTCGTCGCCCGCGACTCCGGTGCTGCCATCGGCGCACGCCGCGGCGGTGTGGTCGACCAG
This genomic window contains:
- a CDS encoding NAD kinase, with the translated sequence MGRSFQTLSFIASPTTEALAARDELIRLYGDVPANEADVIVALGGDGFMLQTLHSTMNSGKLVYGMNCGSVGFLMNDYKTSDLHDRICAAVENAFHPLKMTTSNADGSKSSALAINEVYLFRQSYQAAKLRVEIDGHVRLEELICDGLMVATPAGSTAYNLSAHGPILPLDAPLLAMTPVSAFRPRRWRGALLPNRVTVDIHILEAEKRPVNAVADNTEIKSILQVRIAQSEDMTARILSDPDRSWSDRILAEQFED
- the rlmB gene encoding 23S rRNA (guanosine(2251)-2'-O)-methyltransferase RlmB, whose amino-acid sequence is MSKDNKSGDKPATDKSAKDTHYATLRRAHRDGKRERGEIPTPAPQKRKRGGDDWKPPALAPDQVFLYGLHTVRAALENPERKNIKLSVTQNALARLEIDPETIGIPLEMVSPQDIDKVLGPEAIHQGVMLETRPLPVRRLEALKNSPLLLVLDQVTDPHNVGAIMRSAVAFNAGAVITTQRHSPTESGVLAKSASGALELIPYIQITNLSDALGELHKLGFFTIGLDSEGPAALEGTFSGDRIALVLGSEGKGLRQKTRETVNALARLDMPGAIKSLNVSNAAAIALYAARLHLKA
- the tuf gene encoding elongation factor Tu, yielding MAKSKFERNKPHVNIGTIGHVDHGKTSLTAAITKYFGEFKAYDQIDAAPEEKARGITISTAHVEYETPNRHYAHVDCPGHADYVKNMITGAAQMDGAILVCSAADGPMPQTREHILLARQVGVPAIVVFLNKVDQVDDAELLELVELEVRELLSSYDFPGDDIPVVKGSALAALEDSDKKIGEDAIRELMAAVDAYIPTPERPIDQPFLMPIEDVFSISGRGTVVTGRVERGIVKVGEEVEIVGIRPTSKTTVTGVEMFRKLLDQGQAGDNIGALVRGVNRDGVERGQILCKPGSVKPHKKFKAEAYILTKEEGGRHTPFFTNYRPQFYFRTTDVTGIVTLPEGTEMVMPGDNVTVDVELIVPIAMEEKLRFAIREGGRTVGAGIVASIIE
- a CDS encoding NAD(P)-dependent oxidoreductase; its protein translation is MKKRILFTGGSGKAGRHAVPWLVNAGYEVHNVDLVPLESPGVTNLTADITDSGQMFNVLSMHRDFPDLDAGKGVQPFDAVVHFAAVPRILIKPDNETFRINTMGTYNVIEAAVKLGIRKIIVASSETTYGVCFAEGHRDFHQFPLDEDYDVNPMDSYGLSKVLNEKTARAFAERSGFDIYALRIGNVIEPHEYERFPTYFANPEMRKRIAWSYIDARDLGQIVHRCIEKDGLGFQVFNAANDTVSANTPSRELAKRFYPNVPFTREIGEYEGLLSNRKIREVLGFKEEHDWRKYVKV
- the secE gene encoding preprotein translocase subunit SecE, with translation MASKSNPFAFLQQVRTETSKVTWPSRRETMISTVMVLFMVVFAALFFFAADQLIGWALSFVLNTGN
- the nusG gene encoding transcription termination/antitermination protein NusG; its protein translation is MAARWYIVHAYSNFEKKVAEDIENKARQKGLEHLFEKILVPTEKVVEVRRGRKVDSERKFFPGYVMVRANLTDEAYHLIKNTPKVTGFLGSDNKPVPIPDSEADRILGQVQEGVERPKASVTFEIGEQVRVSDGPFASFNGTVQDVDEERSRLKVEVSIFGRATPVELEYAQVEKV
- the rplK gene encoding 50S ribosomal protein L11: MAKKVAGQLKLQVKAGSANPSPPIGPALGQRGINIMEFCKSFNAATQEMEKGMPIPVVITYYQDKSFTFVMKQPPVSYWLKKEAKIQSGSKTPGKGAKAGTLTKAQIKTIAEAKMKDLNAADIEGAMAMIEGSARAMGLEVVG
- the rplA gene encoding 50S ribosomal protein L1, giving the protein MAGKRTQKINEGVDPTKLYALTTAIGMVKERAVAKFDETIEVSMNLGVDPRHADQMVRGVVNLPNGTGRTVRVAVFARGVKADEAKAAGADVVGAEELVEIVQGGKIDFDRCIATPDMMPLVGRLGKVLGPRGMMPNPKVGTVTMDVAGAVKASKGGAVEFRVEKAGIVHAGIGKASFDAKALEENIRAFADAVIKAKPAGAKGNYVKRVALSSTMGPGVKIEVGSVTAAVTAA
- the rplJ gene encoding 50S ribosomal protein L10, yielding MERAEKREFVTELNDVFKASGSVVVAHYAGATVAQMNDFRSKMRAAGGTVKVAKNRLAKIALQGTEAEGISDLFKGQTLIAYSNDPITAPKVVMDFAKTNDKIVVLGGAMGTTTLNAEAVKSLATLPSLDELRAKLLGMIQTPATRIAGVVAAPASQLARVFAAYAKKDEAA